From the Dehalococcoidia bacterium genome, one window contains:
- a CDS encoding sigma-70 family RNA polymerase sigma factor: MDIKQEKELVGWAQKDPQAFGVLYEQNYALIFGYVLKRVADLQTAEDITSETFLKALDKIGQFRWQNIPFSAWLYRIAGNEIANYFRRNGHYAVPLEAIRQPESLLGASSEIIDAEEELKRHEEFLSLQGMIRQLPSKYQEVIALRFFEEKTTSEIADILGKREGTVRSLLSRGLEKLRLEMG; encoded by the coding sequence ATGGACATCAAGCAGGAAAAAGAACTTGTCGGCTGGGCCCAGAAGGACCCTCAAGCCTTCGGTGTACTCTATGAGCAGAACTATGCCCTCATCTTTGGCTATGTGTTGAAAAGAGTCGCCGATCTCCAGACCGCCGAGGACATAACCTCGGAGACTTTCTTGAAGGCGTTGGACAAGATAGGGCAATTCCGCTGGCAAAATATTCCTTTTTCAGCCTGGCTCTATCGAATTGCCGGTAATGAGATTGCCAACTACTTCCGTCGAAACGGACATTACGCTGTTCCTCTTGAAGCAATCCGGCAGCCGGAAAGTCTCCTCGGCGCTTCTTCCGAGATTATTGATGCTGAGGAAGAACTCAAGCGGCACGAGGAATTCCTGAGTTTGCAGGGAATGATCCGGCAACTTCCTTCAAAATACCAGGAAGTCATCGCCTTGAGGTTTTTCGAGGAAAAGACGACCAGCGAAATTGCCGATATCCTGGGGAAACGCGAGGGAACGGTGAGATCGCTGCTGTCTCGCGGTCTCGAAAAACTGAGGCTGGAAATGGGGTAA